In Streptomyces sp. NBC_00483, a single window of DNA contains:
- the zapE gene encoding cell division protein ZapE, whose amino-acid sequence MGISPIADPSPLSLCAREPRVPAERLVAEMVPPPRFDSVRFDTYIPDPKQPSQTEAVRVLSSFAAGLRGAHATGAGKKRGFLGFGKKPAAPTGPRGVYLDGGYGVGKTHLLASLWHATPAEPEYKAFGTFVELTNLVGALGFQQTVKTLGGHRLLCIDEFELDDPGDTVLVSSLLARLVEAGVALAATSNTLPGKLGEGRFASADFLREIQGLSAHFRPLRIDGEDYRHRGLPEAPAPFTDEQVTKAAYATEGASLDDFPHLLEHLARVHPSRYGALTDDLKAVCLTDVAAVPDQSTALRLVVLADRLYDREIPVLTSGLPFDRLFSEEMLNGGYKKKYFRAISRLTALARDAKGLVHE is encoded by the coding sequence ATGGGCATCAGCCCCATAGCCGACCCGTCGCCGCTGTCCCTGTGCGCGCGCGAGCCGCGCGTCCCCGCGGAGCGCCTGGTCGCCGAGATGGTGCCGCCGCCCCGTTTCGACTCCGTACGTTTCGACACGTACATCCCGGACCCGAAGCAGCCCAGCCAGACCGAGGCCGTCCGGGTCCTGAGCTCCTTCGCGGCCGGCCTCCGCGGGGCGCACGCGACCGGGGCGGGCAAGAAGCGCGGCTTCCTCGGCTTCGGCAAGAAGCCCGCAGCCCCGACCGGACCGCGCGGCGTCTACCTCGACGGCGGCTACGGCGTCGGCAAGACCCACCTCCTCGCCTCCCTCTGGCACGCGACCCCCGCCGAGCCCGAGTACAAGGCGTTCGGCACCTTCGTGGAGCTGACGAACCTGGTCGGCGCGCTCGGCTTCCAGCAGACCGTCAAGACGCTCGGCGGCCACCGGCTGCTCTGCATCGACGAGTTCGAGCTGGACGACCCGGGTGACACGGTGCTCGTGTCGAGTCTGCTCGCGCGGCTCGTCGAAGCCGGTGTCGCACTCGCCGCGACGTCCAACACGCTGCCGGGCAAGCTCGGCGAGGGCCGGTTCGCCTCCGCCGACTTCCTGCGCGAGATCCAGGGCCTGTCGGCCCACTTCAGGCCGCTGCGCATCGATGGCGAGGACTACCGGCACCGCGGCCTGCCCGAGGCCCCCGCGCCGTTCACCGACGAGCAGGTCACCAAGGCGGCGTACGCCACCGAGGGCGCCTCGCTCGACGACTTCCCGCACCTTCTGGAGCACCTCGCGCGCGTGCACCCGAGCCGGTACGGGGCGCTGACGGACGACCTGAAGGCCGTCTGCCTCACCGATGTGGCGGCCGTGCCCGACCAGTCGACCGCACTGCGGCTCGTCGTCCTGGCGGACCGGCTCTACGACCGGGAGATACCCGTGCTCACGTCGGGGCTTCCGTTCGACCGGCTGTTCAGCGAGGAGATGCTGAACGGCGGCTACAAGAAGAAGTACTTCCGGGCGATCTCCCGGCTGACCGCGCTCGCGCGCGACGCGAAGG
- a CDS encoding pyrimidine reductase family protein has product MRRLFPVTYETADGKGYEGREASPEGREWSLDELAYAYAYPPEAAHAPWLRANMVSTLDGAAQHDGRSQPISNATDMRVFGTLRGLADVVVVGAETVRLEGYRPARAREAFAARREAAGQGPAPQIAVISASLDLDFDLPLFTDPLVPTLLLTGAGASADRVAAARKAGVEVLVAGDGAAVEPDRAVAALGERGLRRLLTEGGPRMLGQFVAGRVLDELCLTVSPMLTAGDAQRIAGGSTLAVPERFELTSLLEEDGFLYSRYARPRGGQ; this is encoded by the coding sequence ATGCGACGCCTGTTCCCTGTGACGTACGAAACAGCAGATGGCAAGGGGTACGAGGGGAGGGAGGCGAGCCCGGAGGGGCGTGAGTGGAGCCTCGACGAGCTCGCCTACGCCTACGCGTACCCGCCCGAAGCGGCGCACGCGCCGTGGCTGCGGGCCAACATGGTCTCCACGCTCGACGGCGCGGCCCAGCACGACGGCCGCTCCCAGCCCATCTCCAACGCCACCGACATGCGGGTCTTCGGCACGCTGCGCGGGCTCGCCGACGTCGTCGTGGTCGGCGCGGAGACGGTCCGCCTGGAGGGCTACCGCCCCGCCCGCGCGCGCGAGGCGTTCGCGGCGCGCAGGGAGGCGGCCGGACAGGGCCCCGCCCCGCAGATCGCCGTGATCAGCGCGAGCCTCGACCTCGACTTCGACCTGCCCCTGTTCACCGACCCGCTGGTGCCGACGCTGCTGCTCACCGGCGCGGGCGCCTCGGCCGACCGGGTCGCGGCCGCGCGCAAGGCGGGCGTGGAGGTGCTGGTCGCGGGCGACGGAGCCGCGGTCGAACCCGACCGCGCGGTGGCGGCGCTCGGCGAGCGGGGCCTCAGGCGCCTGCTCACCGAGGGCGGGCCGAGGATGCTCGGTCAGTTCGTGGCGGGCCGGGTACTCGACGAGCTGTGCCTGACCGTGTCCCCGATGCTGACCGCGGGGGACGCCCAGCGGATCGCGGGCGGCTCGACCTTGGCCGTGCCGGAGCGGTTCGAACTGACGTCCCTACTGGAGGAGGACGGATTCCTGTACAGCCGTTACGCCCGGCCGCGGGGCGGACAGTAG
- a CDS encoding indole-3-glycerol phosphate synthase, with amino-acid sequence MFTSVLMIEKALTSADVEFVTTLHGEEDVSFHVLLQPRGDQADRLLRAIDDVAMGEFDEAGRESEVPEGDEAKGPAEKALAVSLAALHQAGSEAVGRLIEDHPLDALKALVDEVKADEVIVLTDPHYVEEFFHRDWASRARHQVGVPVLKLFSHSKA; translated from the coding sequence GTGTTCACGAGCGTATTGATGATCGAGAAGGCTCTGACCTCCGCCGACGTGGAGTTCGTCACCACCTTGCACGGCGAGGAGGACGTCTCCTTCCACGTGCTGCTGCAGCCCCGCGGAGACCAGGCGGACCGCCTGCTGCGGGCCATCGACGACGTCGCGATGGGCGAGTTCGACGAGGCGGGCAGGGAGAGCGAGGTGCCCGAGGGCGACGAGGCCAAGGGCCCGGCGGAGAAGGCCCTCGCCGTCTCCCTCGCCGCGCTGCACCAGGCGGGCAGCGAGGCGGTGGGCCGACTCATCGAGGACCACCCGCTGGACGCCCTCAAGGCGCTCGTCGACGAGGTGAAGGCGGACGAGGTCATCGTGCTGACCGATCCGCACTACGTCGAGGAGTTCTTCCACCGGGACTGGGCCTCGCGCGCCCGCCACCAGGTCGGCGTGCCGGTCCTGAAGCTGTTCTCGCACAGCAAGGCGTGA
- the murC gene encoding UDP-N-acetylmuramate--L-alanine ligase codes for MAPGLPHSVADMDRPHFIGIGGAGMSGIAKILAQRGAQVAGSDARESATAQALRELGVTVHIGHDAAHLASDATCVVVSSAIREDNPELARAKELGVPVVHRSDALASLMDGLRPIAVAGTHGKTTTTSMLAVSLKSLGLNPSYAIGGDLDVPGSNADHGEGEIFVAEADESDRSFHKYKPEVAIILNVELDHHANYASMDEIYESFETFTGKITPGGTLVIAADQAGAAELTRRVRDTTSLKVVTYGESEGADIRIHKITPRGLASEVTVLLDGKLLTFTVSVPGRHYAQNAVAALAAGVAMGIPARNLASALKSYTGVKRRLQLKGEVNGVQVIDSYAHHPTEMTADLDAMRAAAADSRLLVLFQPHLFSRTQELGKEMGAALALADASVVLDIYPAREDPIPGITSALIIDAAREAGADVQAAADKDAAVAAVAGMAKQGDLVLTMGAGDVTDLGPRILDQLKG; via the coding sequence ATGGCACCCGGCCTGCCGCATTCCGTCGCCGACATGGACCGACCGCACTTCATCGGCATCGGCGGCGCCGGCATGTCGGGCATCGCCAAGATCCTCGCCCAGCGCGGCGCGCAGGTGGCGGGCAGCGACGCCCGTGAGTCCGCGACCGCGCAGGCGCTGCGCGAGCTCGGCGTGACGGTGCACATCGGCCACGACGCCGCGCACCTCGCCTCCGACGCCACCTGCGTGGTCGTCTCCTCGGCCATCCGCGAGGACAACCCGGAGCTGGCCCGCGCCAAGGAGCTCGGCGTCCCGGTCGTGCACCGCTCGGACGCGCTGGCCTCCCTGATGGACGGCCTGCGCCCGATCGCGGTGGCGGGCACGCACGGCAAGACGACCACGACGTCGATGCTCGCGGTGTCCCTGAAGTCCCTCGGCCTGAACCCGTCCTACGCCATCGGCGGCGACCTGGACGTCCCCGGCTCCAACGCCGACCACGGCGAGGGCGAGATCTTCGTCGCCGAGGCCGACGAATCGGACCGCAGCTTCCACAAGTACAAGCCGGAAGTCGCGATCATCCTCAACGTCGAACTCGACCACCACGCGAACTACGCGTCCATGGACGAGATCTACGAGTCCTTCGAGACGTTCACCGGGAAGATCACCCCCGGCGGCACCCTCGTCATCGCCGCGGACCAGGCGGGCGCCGCCGAGCTGACCCGCAGGGTCCGGGACACGACGTCCCTCAAGGTCGTCACGTACGGCGAGTCCGAGGGCGCGGACATCCGCATCCACAAGATCACCCCGCGCGGCCTGGCCAGCGAGGTGACCGTCCTCCTGGACGGCAAGCTGCTGACCTTCACGGTCTCCGTCCCCGGCCGCCACTACGCGCAGAACGCGGTGGCGGCGCTCGCCGCGGGCGTCGCGATGGGCATCCCGGCCCGGAACCTGGCCTCGGCCCTCAAGTCGTACACGGGCGTCAAGCGCCGCCTCCAGCTCAAGGGCGAGGTGAACGGCGTACAGGTCATCGACTCCTACGCCCACCACCCCACGGAGATGACGGCGGACCTGGACGCGATGCGCGCGGCGGCCGCCGACTCGCGCCTCCTCGTCCTCTTCCAGCCCCACCTCTTCTCCCGCACCCAGGAGCTGGGCAAGGAGATGGGCGCCGCGCTCGCCCTCGCGGACGCCTCGGTCGTCCTCGACATCTACCCGGCCCGCGAGGACCCGATCCCCGGCATCACCAGCGCCCTGATCATCGACGCCGCCCGCGAGGCGGGCGCCGACGTACAGGCCGCCGCCGACAAGGACGCCGCGGTCGCGGCGGTCGCGGGAATGGCCAAGCAGGGCGATCTCGTTCTCACCATGGGCGCGGGCGACGTCACGGACCTCGGCCCGCGGATCCTTGACCAGCTGAAGGGATGA
- the msrB gene encoding peptide-methionine (R)-S-oxide reductase MsrB yields MSYDVEKPDEQWRTELSPAEYAVLRQAGTEPAFVGEYTDTRTKGVYACRACGAELFTSTEKFESHCGWPSFYDPKNTDAVELIEDRTHGMVRTEVRCARCGSHLGHVFEGEGYQTPTDQRYCINSISLTLSPEGE; encoded by the coding sequence ATGTCGTACGACGTCGAGAAGCCGGACGAGCAGTGGCGCACGGAACTGAGCCCGGCGGAGTACGCGGTGCTGCGCCAGGCCGGCACGGAGCCCGCGTTCGTCGGTGAGTACACCGACACGAGGACGAAGGGCGTCTACGCCTGTCGCGCGTGCGGCGCCGAGCTCTTCACGTCCACCGAGAAGTTCGAGTCGCACTGCGGCTGGCCGTCCTTCTACGACCCGAAGAACACCGACGCCGTGGAACTCATCGAGGACCGCACCCACGGAATGGTCCGCACCGAGGTGCGCTGCGCGCGCTGCGGATCGCACCTCGGCCACGTCTTCGAGGGCGAGGGATACCAGACGCCCACGGATCAGCGGTACTGCATCAACTCGATCTCACTCACGCTGAGCCCCGAGGGGGAGTGA
- a CDS encoding ADP-ribosyltransferase gives MINKIPRTARRLAALPAAVVSVLALASAPSATASAPDVDTTKSATSVAKAAPSSCPVVPDRLYAAIDRVPLERISPDPEYRNDCQTLYRADGRAPAVIFKEGFEAKDVTTGQYDLEQYVLKNQPSPFVSTTRDHDLFKKWTKWMRGGAYNYYIDAPNGIDVNETIGDTHKYADQVEVAFPGGVASRFVIGACPINKETNTESMSDCVSNPGFRPVTAATAAR, from the coding sequence ATGATCAACAAGATCCCTCGTACCGCGCGCCGCCTCGCCGCCCTGCCCGCCGCCGTGGTGTCCGTGCTGGCCCTCGCTTCCGCGCCGTCGGCCACGGCCAGTGCCCCGGACGTCGACACCACGAAGTCCGCGACCTCCGTGGCGAAGGCCGCGCCCTCCTCCTGTCCCGTCGTCCCGGACCGCCTCTACGCGGCCATCGACCGCGTCCCGCTCGAGAGGATCTCGCCGGACCCGGAGTACCGGAACGACTGCCAGACGCTGTACCGGGCGGACGGGCGCGCCCCGGCGGTCATCTTCAAGGAGGGCTTCGAGGCGAAGGACGTCACGACCGGGCAGTACGACCTGGAGCAGTACGTACTGAAGAACCAGCCGTCGCCGTTCGTCTCCACCACCCGGGACCACGACCTCTTTAAGAAGTGGACCAAGTGGATGCGGGGCGGCGCGTACAACTACTACATCGACGCCCCGAACGGCATCGACGTCAACGAGACGATCGGCGACACGCACAAGTACGCCGACCAGGTCGAGGTCGCCTTCCCCGGCGGGGTCGCGTCGCGCTTCGTCATCGGCGCGTGCCCGATCAACAAGGAGACCAACACCGAGAGCATGTCGGACTGCGTCAGCAACCCGGGCTTCCGGCCGGTGACGGCGGCAACGGCGGCGCGCTGA
- a CDS encoding cytochrome P450, whose translation MTPVVPDVFDPRLYARGVPHDRYRTLRDHHPVAWQPEPAVLGWPEGPGFWAVTRHADVVRVLKDASAYSSHLGATQIRDPDPADLPFIRGMMLNQDPPAHGRLRRLVSRAFTPRRVAAFEESARQRARSLLHKALHDNDNKNTDTVDLVTTVTDDYALLNLADLLGVPESDRALLLHWTRRVIGYQDPDEATETSGPPVNPRSPSALADMFAYAEELTAHKRAHPADDIMTTLAADPDLTPPERQMFFFLLTIAGNDTVRSAAPGGLALLAESPPAYEQLRTGKADLTLALDELLRRHPPVLTFRRTATEDTTLAGAHIKRGDKVVVLHASANHDERVFPDPFTLDLARTPNPHVSFGDGPHVCLGAHFARLQLQALYEEVGRSLPTLTLAAPPKRLVSNFINGIKELRVCHPHTPTIR comes from the coding sequence GTGACGCCTGTCGTCCCCGACGTCTTCGACCCGCGCCTGTACGCGCGTGGCGTCCCGCACGACCGCTACCGGACGCTGCGCGACCACCACCCGGTGGCCTGGCAGCCGGAGCCCGCGGTCCTCGGCTGGCCGGAGGGCCCCGGCTTCTGGGCGGTCACCCGGCACGCGGACGTGGTCCGGGTCCTCAAGGACGCGTCGGCGTACTCCTCGCACCTGGGCGCGACCCAGATCCGCGATCCGGACCCGGCGGACCTCCCGTTCATCCGCGGCATGATGCTCAACCAGGACCCGCCGGCCCACGGCAGGCTGCGCCGCCTGGTGAGCCGGGCGTTCACGCCGCGCCGAGTGGCGGCGTTCGAGGAATCAGCACGGCAACGGGCAAGATCCCTGCTGCACAAGGCCCTTCACGACAACGACAACAAGAACACGGACACAGTGGACCTGGTCACCACGGTCACCGACGACTACGCCCTCCTGAACCTCGCCGACCTCCTGGGCGTCCCGGAGTCCGACCGCGCGCTGCTCCTGCACTGGACCCGCCGCGTCATCGGCTACCAGGACCCGGACGAGGCAACAGAGACAAGCGGCCCACCGGTGAACCCCCGCTCCCCCTCCGCACTGGCCGACATGTTCGCGTACGCCGAGGAGCTGACGGCCCACAAGCGTGCCCACCCGGCCGACGACATCATGACGACGCTCGCCGCGGACCCCGATCTCACCCCGCCCGAACGCCAGATGTTCTTCTTCCTGCTGACGATCGCCGGCAACGACACGGTCCGCAGCGCCGCTCCCGGCGGCCTCGCCCTGCTGGCCGAGTCCCCACCCGCGTACGAACAACTCCGCACGGGAAAAGCCGACTTGACGCTCGCGCTCGACGAGCTGCTGCGCCGCCACCCACCGGTCCTGACCTTCCGCCGCACGGCGACCGAGGACACGACCCTGGCGGGCGCCCACATCAAGCGCGGCGACAAGGTGGTCGTCCTCCACGCCTCCGCCAACCACGACGAACGCGTCTTCCCCGACCCGTTCACCCTGGACCTGGCCCGCACCCCGAACCCCCACGTCTCCTTCGGAGACGGTCCGCACGTCTGCCTGGGCGCCCACTTCGCCCGCCTTCAACTACAGGCGCTGTACGAGGAAGTGGGCCGGTCTCTCCCGACCCTGACACTCGCGGCCCCACCGAAGCGCCTGGTGTCGAACTTCATCAACGGGATCAAGGAACTACGGGTGTGCCACCCGCACACGCCCACGATCCGGTGA
- a CDS encoding alpha/beta fold hydrolase — MASSFVLPYELHGDGPHKVIAVHGWFADRAAYAPIVADLDRTSFQYALVDLRGYGEAKQTPGAYTTAEGAADVLDLADRLGWERFSLIGHSMGGTVAQRVVATAQRRVRRVVGVSPVPASGLPMTPEQRELFVTADTSPANRRAIIDVTTGGVRPAAWLDRMVERSFACSDTKAFRAWLDSWTGDDFHADLDPCTVPALAITGQLDPALAAPLMRSTWLAWFTRGELVDLPVCGHYAMDEAPLALIRVMEDFLRADGS; from the coding sequence GTGGCCTCCTCCTTCGTCCTGCCGTACGAACTGCACGGTGACGGCCCGCACAAGGTGATCGCGGTGCACGGCTGGTTCGCCGACCGCGCCGCCTACGCGCCGATCGTGGCCGACCTCGACCGCACCTCCTTCCAGTACGCGCTCGTGGACCTGCGCGGCTACGGGGAGGCGAAGCAGACGCCGGGCGCGTACACGACGGCCGAGGGCGCCGCGGACGTGCTCGACCTCGCGGACCGGCTCGGCTGGGAGCGGTTCTCGCTGATCGGGCACTCCATGGGCGGCACGGTGGCGCAGCGCGTGGTGGCGACCGCGCAGCGCCGGGTGCGCCGCGTCGTGGGCGTGTCCCCGGTCCCGGCGTCCGGTCTGCCCATGACGCCCGAGCAGCGGGAGCTGTTCGTGACGGCCGACACCTCCCCCGCGAACCGCCGCGCGATCATCGACGTCACGACGGGCGGCGTACGCCCCGCCGCGTGGCTGGACCGCATGGTGGAGCGCTCGTTCGCGTGCAGCGACACCAAGGCGTTCCGGGCCTGGCTCGACTCGTGGACCGGCGACGACTTCCACGCGGACCTGGACCCCTGTACGGTCCCCGCGCTCGCGATCACCGGGCAGCTCGACCCGGCCCTTGCCGCGCCCCTGATGCGCTCGACGTGGCTGGCCTGGTTCACCCGCGGGGAGCTCGTCGACCTCCCCGTGTGCGGCCACTACGCGATGGACGAGGCGCCGCTCGCGCTGATCCGCGTCATGGAGGACTTCCTGCGGGCGGACGGCTCGTGA